The following DNA comes from Hordeum vulgare subsp. vulgare chromosome 3H, MorexV3_pseudomolecules_assembly, whole genome shotgun sequence.
ggagggagtacttattTTTGAATGCATACCGCGGAGCTGTAGGAATGCATACAATATCATGTTCATttcaagaattaaaataaaacaagagaCACACTACAAAAAAGAAGAACGTTATCATGTCTATTTGAAGTAGTGAGattgaagaaaaaaaagaaaaatggaGAGGGCTGACACACTACAAAAAAGAAGATCATTATCATGTCTATTTGAAGAAGTGAgattgaagaaaaaaaaatagagagGGCTGACACACTACAAAAACGAAGATCATTATCATGTCTATTTGAAGAAGTGAGattgaagaaaaaaaagaaaataagagagggCCCAACCGGGTTCGAACTGGTGACCTATTGATCTGCAGTCAATTGCTCTACCACTGAGCTATGGACCCAATTTGGCATTAGACATTAATACTTTGGTTAACTTAGCGAAATCTCAAAGACAGTATGATTGATTTTACTTCTTTCCAACAACTGATTCTAGAATACTTGGGATTTTTTTCATATGATTAATTTTTGCTACATTTTGAAGAAAATTTTCCATCCACTCAAATCTTCTGTTAGAATTCATTTGTTTTTCATGTGCTATCAAACATTCTTTCATCCAGTTTTGTTATCCTGTAAGATACAAGAGGATATGACCCTCTGTTTCTGCATTTTGTGAATCATGAGAATCAAAGAGGCCCTAGTTGCAGAGTTTGGTTTTATGTGTTCCTTTTGAAACCTTCCTCGTAGGGCAAGGGTGCTCGTGCAATTCATTGAAGATAGAAAAAGTTGGAACCGAGTCGAAACACAAACACGGTTTATTGAAGAAAGACATATCAAGACCCTCACATCGAGtcacgcaaaaaaaaaaaacatcaCATCGAGTTAAGGATCTAACAAAGACTACGGCCGGAGCACTGTAGGGCGTACGCACACGGCACATCTCGCCACTATTATATTTTAACTTTCTTTTTCTTGTGAGCGATTGTTTAACTTTATTGCCTCAATAATTACACTAGAATAGCTGGCAAAATCATCATGTTGTTGGAGTCTTCAAGATGATAAAGAAGCACAAGAGCATGGCCAATACTTAGTGATAAGAAAGAAATCTTACAACCAAACAAACTTGTGCTAAAATAATTACAGAATGCATGGGCTAGGGAAAAAAATCATCATACTAGAAGCAGATTCCAACTTATGACCACCCGTAGATGCTCCTAactttttctttttgcaaatactaACAAGGAAAGCCTCTCAAACCTTTAGATTGAGAAACCAAATGTGATACCTCCTCACTAACATTAACAGGcacaaagtcacactcctgaAAGTTGATCCTCATGCCTGACATATGCTCAAAGCAAGACAAAAAGACATTTCAAATTTATGGCAGATTCAAGCTTAGTCTCCGGGAATAGGAGGGTGTCATCTGCATACTACGGACGAGTTTTACAGAAAATAACTCACAAATCTAAGAGAGCACACCTCCCATCCAAGCATTGTTTTTTTCAAACCAAACACAAGATGATCTCCAAACCAACAAGTTTGGACAGCCAAGCCAATTACACTAACCCAAATCTCTAGGAGAAAACGACTGCTACATCGCCAAAGTCCAAAACTTGCATGGACAAAACAGGGCATTGGATCACACCACTTGTCTAGGGGATCTAGAGGAACAAACAAAATTTAACATGAGATCAGCTGATTCATTTGCAGTTACAGGTCAATATGCAAAGGCAACAACCACATCGGCGTTTCTCATGCACATACTGTTAAAGTAAGTACACACTCCAGGAAGTAGTTGCCGGAAAGAATTAAATTGAATCGTCTTATCTTCAAGCTCTCCAAAGGTATTGCTTGTCAGAAAATTTCTGTATGAGCTGAAATTTCATAATGGCTTTGGTGACtagtacaaaaaaatatttgaggAAACTCCTCATAAAAAAAGATCTTCGACATACCATGATCAAAGTCAGGGCCCTAAAGAAAACAAAGAGACAAGAGCATGGAGATGGGGgagtgaaatagaaaaaaaaagacaAACTAATGAACTACAACAACCATAAAACTGGAAGTGGCAATCGAGAGCAGATTGGCTGCTCATGTGGCGTCTCTTCTTTCCGAACACGGATGCCTTGAGTTCTTTCTCAACTTTATTCTGTTAAGGAATCTCGTTATAGACACTCCGGCATGTAGATATGCTTGCACCTAAAGTGAACAATCAGTAAGCAGAAGGAGCTTTGGTTAGCTGTACAGAAGTCATGGTGTCACTGGGTTAGCGCTATGCTATCAGGTCAGCATCAATACTTATTTGCAATGCTTTTCCGGGTATCATCAGGAAACATCTCTTAATCTCCCCATCGAACCAAGGCATTCTTGGGGATTAGAATAGAAATAGTCCTCTTCCTTGGGCCGGCCAGGTATGGCCCTTCTGTCTGTGGGTTGGCCCATGCGATTCTGGTGTGCCTCCTTCACAGCAGCAGAGAATTCAACCCAGGACAATGAACCTCCTTGGAAGTGATCCAAAAGTTCAACAAGTTTTGTCCTGTCCAATAAGATGGTCTTGCGAAAGCCACTATACCTAGAATGGCACAGCCAAAAGGTTCATCAGCATAACATCGAAAAGGAAGTAGTTTGGTAGCAATTATAAAGTAGAGACAGACTTATGTTGTTTCTAATAGTCAAAAGAGGACACAAGCTCGGACGTATCTCGACTAATGTACAATAAAAACTGCCATAAAtaaaaattagtatcatattcctgAGAAGCCGACCTGCGGTGACCTTCAACAACCCTTGCCATATTCCCGTCATAACTGGGGATGAAAACATTGCTTGCTATCGAAACCATGTAGTCCAGTGCTGCCATCTGGGTCGAATGGTTCTGGAATGGCCGCAATTCATCGGGAGATAGAAGTTTTTCCTTTCTTACCTAATATTAGATAAAGCTGAGAAAATTAACACTTGTCTCATAGAACACTGTAGAAGAAAATACTAAATGGAAGAAGTGCTCACCAAATTAGGATAGGCGGCCCTCAGAGCAGCCAACCGTCTTTCACCTCCATAGATTTCACCAGAGGCAATATATATCAACGTATCCTTAGAAAATCCTAGAGCTTTAAgcactagagcaatttcctcaggtgtgaGAGGGCAAAGTCCCTGAAGCCTCTTGGATCCAGAATCGATCTCCTTCTCTTTCCACCATGGATATGCATATCTATAGTTCATACGTGATCAGTTAGTTCTTACTGAAGCAGCACATCCATAACACCTAGTAGTGGAAGAGACGAACCTCATTCTGGTGAGCTCCTCAGTTTCTTTATCAGAACAGCCATGTGTGCAGCCTGAAAAGGAGAGCATGTCCATTTCATAACGCAAGTGAAGCACAACAAATTGCCCACTTCGCTGAAGGGTGGAGATAAGTTTTCTGCCGAGGGCCTCAATCTGTGGAGTGAATCTCAAGGACTCAAAGTTGACACGGCAGCGCAGCATTTGGAGATGGATAGGAAGGCCATTGTTTGCAAGCCGTGCATCTGTTTTATTGAAATGGATTACTTTGTGCTTCCTTGCAATGGGTAATACCTGTAGGAGAGGAGCTTTTAGATCCATATGGTAATTTCCCTAACCTTTTTAACACTGCTAAACGCAGCTTGCAGTAAGACAGACATTATTTACCCGCTTTAAGTAGTATGTATCGTTCGACCAGCTGATAGGAGGCATCGAATAAAGTCTTCTCCTAGTTTTTAGCTGGAGTTTCAATGGTAGTGCTTTGACAATTTTTAGTTCGTCTCTTAAGGAATTAATGAAGTGGTTCACATCAAATATATCTCCGAAATCACTGCAAAGTCAAAATAACAAACTTATTTGTAATTAAGCAACAAACTATCATGAATATATTTCACACGTAAAAATAATTCCTATTTTACTCTAGTCTGATGTTTTTTAAACAATGTTCTATGGAAAACTAACCATACCTTGGATCAGCCCAGAAAGACCTTTTATCGAGTTCAGGGAGCACTAATGTTAGATTCATATGGCGTGCTATGGTCACCATATCACATATCTGCAGCACACCATTTCATAAGAAAGTTACAATCGTGTCCTGTACCCAAACTACAGAGCAAAAAATAATCCACTCTAGCTAAGGTACAAACCCCGGCTCGCATTTGATTAAGGCCTCCGTTGCAAGTCACCAGCAAATAGCCATTGCTTCTATAAACTCCTGCATAGAAAAACAAGGCCCTAATCAGCACCAGTGCTGCAGTGCCAATGAAAGGACTGAGACAACAAGATATGTCAAATGTCATTGTTGGTTAACTTTGTAATAAACGATGTAACCAGTGAGGCTGAATGCATCTATGATGCAGAGTTCAGGGATAATAAAGCTTCCATTATTTTAAAAAGATGCACCTCTGGAAGGAAGCTGCTTGAGTAAGCAGCAAAGGTCCACATCAAACCAGAGGCCAGAGCTAGCTCGACACGTCGAGCACCTTGCGGGTTTGATGTGCCGGTAATGTGATGTGTACAAATCAGCTCGGGGGATAGCATACGAGCAACATAGGAAATGAAGATTGAGGTATGAACACACATTCAGGTCCAGGTTCAGAGCAGCGTCTAGCAAGAAGCGACCGCAAATTCAGAACGTTTGCAGTTGCAGCCCCAATGCAACCTGCAGGTCCAGGTTCAGAGCAGCGTCTAGCAAGAAGCGACCACAAATTCAGAACGTTTGCAGTTGCAGCCCCAACGCAAACTAGAGATCCCAAGGTGGCAAAAAATTGGCCTCGGAATCGCCATTTCGAGCTTGCGATCGAGCCGAATCGCCGGGGAGAGACGGCGCCGTTGACCACCGAACTGCCGCGTTTGACTCGAGCTGCTCCGCCCAAATCCGGGAACCGCCAGCTCGCCCAGATCGCGCAAGCTAAATTCCACGGAATGGAAGGGGGGAGCTTGGGATGGGAgcaagagggagaggaggaagaaggagagagcaCTTACTCCTGGGCACGAGCGCCGGAGGGGAGAGCCGGGCGGCGACCCGGTCCTCGCCGGCGAGCGCGGCGAGGCCGGCCGAGGCGGCCCCGGACCCTGACCCTCCCCAGCAGTCGGCGAAGACCCTGGGGCGCCAGAGGCCAGTGATGGATGCCAGCTGCAGGACCGCCGTCCACATCACAGCGCTGGCCACCGCCCGCATGGCCCACCGCCACGCCCgcctccgccgcgccgccgccacaGCCACGAccatctctccacctcctcctctaccGCAAGCACCGCTTCTTTCCACCGACCCCTACGGCCTTGGCTCCCTCGCGTCGCCTCCACCTAACCGCCACCTAGTACCACTGCTACCGCTACCACCAGCGGCACCAGCGGCGGGGAGGCGAAGGATTAGGGAGCGGGAGGCGACGGCGTTTATGGGAGAGGGGGATTAACTGCGCCGTCGGGAGCTAGTAGTAATAGCCTCCGTGATTAGTTTAGAACGGCAGCCATTAATAGTCGTTGCAATTGCAAAAAGCTTCGAGCTTTTCGCAGGAAGAAGAGATCGAGGAACGGAAATGGGACAGAGGGGCGGTAGGCAGGACGTTAGCATTTGGAGGATACTGCTGGAGGAGGGCTCTCCGCTCCGGTTGGTAGTGGACTAGTGAGTGCTAACCCCGAAACGCGGCAATTAACTTGatttttttagttgattattcTCAATTTTTCTTCGGTTCCTTGGAAATGCTGAAATCTCCAAAATAAATAAggacaagtacaataaggtacagtcaacaggctgtaaggattaaaatactacttcctccgtcttaaaataactgtctcaactttgtactagctctagtataaaattgtactaagcttaagacacgtattttgggacgaagggagtatatttcTCTTGAGTTGGATGAaatagaagaggagagagaagtgaagcgggctcttcgtgaagagtcagctctagcacatgctcctaggtgctttgtgagaatgaaaggtgtaccatatatgataaaagtagtactcttttatagctaactattgtacaagctagctataagatgggctataaaaCTGCTTATAGCGAgctgttggctatactattaaccatgctctaagtaCTCCCTCTATAAAAACAATATAAAAGTGTTTAGGTCACTACattagtgatctaaatgctcttagaTAAGTACAAAATCGATCATTAATTTATTTTTGTTCTACTGAAATATATGGTGTTTGGATAAGTATTTTTCAAGATAAATTTGTGCATTTAATTTAGAAGTGGTTAATCTAAATATGCCTAAGATGCAACTTTGATCATCGATTCATAGTATTACAATACTCCTAGCAAAATGTATAGGTTCTAATAAATTACTATATATTGGTATTCCTTGATTATATGCAGGTACTCTTATTGATCAAATAACTTGTGTTCCACTAAAATATCTATGTTTTGCTAAAAAAATGTCTATGGGATGTAATAAAACTATGagttggacttgtgaagataaatTAGCCTATTTTAATTTAGAAGTGTCTAATATAAGATGCAACTTTGATCATTTATTCATACTACAATAATATTCCTAGTAAAATGTATAGCTTCTACTCCTAataaattactccctccgtccagaatAAGTGTTACAAATTTAATACTAAATTAATACAAATTTTGTACTAGATCAACGACATTTATTTTGAGATAGAAGGGTACTATTGGTATTTATTGATCATATGAAAGTACTGTTATTAAACACGGCAATTAATCAATTGATTATTTAAATATTTATTCATTTATTAAATCTGGCAAACAAATA
Coding sequences within:
- the LOC123442816 gene encoding rhamnogalacturonan I rhamnosyltransferase 1-like, yielding MVVAVAAARRRRAWRWAMRAVASAVMWTAVLQLASITGLWRPRVFADCWGGSGSGAASAGLAALAGEDRVAARLSPPALVPRRVYRSNGYLLVTCNGGLNQMRAGICDMVTIARHMNLTLVLPELDKRSFWADPSDFGDIFDVNHFINSLRDELKIVKALPLKLQLKTRRRLYSMPPISWSNDTYYLKRVLPIARKHKVIHFNKTDARLANNGLPIHLQMLRCRVNFESLRFTPQIEALGRKLISTLQRSGQFVVLHLRYEMDMLSFSGCTHGCSDKETEELTRMRYAYPWWKEKEIDSGSKRLQGLCPLTPEEIALVLKALGFSKDTLIYIASGEIYGGERRLAALRAAYPNLVRKEKLLSPDELRPFQNHSTQMAALDYMVSIASNVFIPSYDGNMARVVEGHRRYSGFRKTILLDRTKLVELLDHFQGGSLSWVEFSAAVKEAHQNRMGQPTDRRAIPGRPKEEDYFYSNPQECLGSMGRLRDVS